The Eleginops maclovinus isolate JMC-PN-2008 ecotype Puerto Natales chromosome 24, JC_Emac_rtc_rv5, whole genome shotgun sequence genome contains a region encoding:
- the fam117ba gene encoding protein FAM117B, with amino-acid sequence THPGSSLCFFLSLHRWPYPSTSSRGAPSRPPASPSSPSERSTPYSPLGLPPSIQLWPSQGATAGAHLTGPWPQDDCQHPYSPYMRDKATQTPRAWADERRRGSHKRSASCGSTDQLKEIAKLRQQLQRSKRSSRHRRDKDRKSPFNGSHTIIQSQSPMPKTILIPIPISKSSAPRFRNSVEGLNQEIERIIIRDTPEKDETIVPQEVPDGHRAPPPVPPQRSSSTRSIDTQTPSGGGLSGNHSNSSSRPDSISPSYLTVLNDTGGGSPYEDKELGPCSPLPKYAASPRPNNSYMFKREPPEGCEKVKVSEDTITKPLQDLPRFLCPDRNKVNFIPNSGSAFCLVSILKPLLPGPRGPVGLRSLSPSLVPLSTQPCLLEEPESF; translated from the exons ACTCACCCCGGCTCCTCCCTGTGTTTCTTCCTCAGTCTGCATCGGTGGCCTTATCCTTCCACATCTTCTCGTGGTGCTCCTTCACGTCCTCCGGcgtccccctcctctccctctgagCGCTCCACTCCTTATTCTCCTCTCGGGCTCCCGCCATCCATCCAGCTGTGGCCCTCGCAGGGCGCGACTGCTGGCGCTCACCTGACAGGTCCCTGGCCTCAGGACGACTGCCAGCACCCGTACTCTCCCTACATGAGGGACAAAGCGACGCAG aCCCCCAGGGCCTGGgcagatgagaggaggaggggctCTCACAAACGCTCGGCCTCCTGTGGGAGCACCGACCAGCTCAAGGAG ATTGCCAAATTGCGACAGCAGCTTCAGCGCAGCAAACGCAGCAGCCGCCATCGGAGGGATAAAGACCGCAAGTCCCCGTTCAATGGCAGCCATACCATCATCCAGTCGCAG tcACCTATGCCCAAGACCATCCTGATACCCATCCCTATATCCAAGTCCTCGGCCCCTCGTTTCCGCAACAGCGTGGAGGGCCTCAACCAGGAGATTGAACGCATCATCATCCGGGACACGCCTGAAAAAGACGAGACCATCGTT CCACAGGAAGTCCCAGATGGGCACCGCGCACCCCCACCCGTCCCCCCAcagcgcagcagcagcacccGCAGTATAGACACACAGACTCCCTCAGGGGGCGGCCTGAGCGGTAACCATAGCAACAGCAGTAGCCGACCCGACTCCATCTCGCCCTCCTACCTCACCGTGCTCAACGACACGGGTGGAGGCAGCCCCTACGAGGACAAAg aGCTGGGCCCCTGCTCCCCGCTGCCTAAATATGCCGCCTCCCCCAGACCCAACAACAGCTACATGTTCAAGAGGGAACCGCCGGAGGGCTGCGAGAAAGTCAAAGTGTCCGAGGACACCAT AACCAAACCTCTGCAGGACCTCCCTCGCTTCTTGTGTCCCGACCGCAACAAGGTCAACTTCATCCCGAACAGTGGCTCTGCCTTCTGCCTCGTTAGCATCCTCAAGCCCTTACTCCCCGGTCCCCGAGGTCCGGTGGGCCTCCGGAGCCTGTCCCCGTCCCTCGTGCCTCTGTCCACCCAGCCCTGCCTCCTGGAGGAGCCCGAGAGCTTCTGA